A region from the Rhodamnia argentea isolate NSW1041297 chromosome 7, ASM2092103v1, whole genome shotgun sequence genome encodes:
- the LOC115733745 gene encoding xanthohumol 4-O-methyltransferase-like — translation MEPLDETLSGQAQVWKHMFAVADSMALKCAVELRIPDIIHSQAGGPVTLAQIASRFPTPSPKTAYLARVMRLLVRKNIFSAHRDGGEMLYGLAPSSRWLLQDASHLSLAPMVLLQGHPTVVSAWHYLGDCVKDEGSAGFKRANGHDLWDLQLENPEYNRIFNDAMACTNKFMMKAIVDACKEGFERVGSLVDVGGGTGVAVAEIVRSYPHIKGINFDRPNVIADAPVCGGVSHVGGDMFEAIPSADAVFMKWILHDWNDEDCVKILKNCKKAIPEKNGMVLIAEVVLQPEGDGLFDETGLVLDLLMITHTGGKERSELEWKKILEEGGFPRYNIVQIPSLLSVIEAFPL, via the exons ATGGAACCGCTCGACGAAACGTTGAGTGGCCAAGCCCAAGTATGGAAGCACATGTTTGCGGTGGCGGACTCAATGGCGCTGAAGTGCGCGGTGGAGCTCCGGATACCCGACATCATCCACTCGCAGGCCGGGGGGCCAGTCACCTTGGCCCAAATAGCCTCCCGCTTCCCCACTCCATCTCCCAAAACCGCCTACCTCGCCCGCGTCATGCGGCTCCTGGTTCGCAAGAACATCTTCTCCGCGCACCGCGATGGTGGAGAGATGCTCTACGGCCTCGCCCCGTCGTCAAGATGGCTCTTGCAGGACGCCAGCCACCTCAGCCTTGCGCCAATGGTGCTGCTGCAGGGCCACCCGACAGTGGTGTCCGCGTGGCACTACCTCGGAGACTGCGTCAAGGACGAGGGATCGGCCGGGTTCAAGAGGGCTAATGGCCACGATTTGTGGGATTTGCAGCTGGAGAACCCCGAGTACAACCGCATATTCAACGATGCCATGGCGTGCACGAACAAGTTCATGATGAAAGCCATCGTGGATGCGTGCAAAGAGGGGTTCGAGCGCGTGGGATCGCTGGTGGACGTTGGAGGCGGGACAGGCGTCGCTGTGGCCGAGATAGTGAGGTCATACCCGCACATCAAGGGGATTAACTTCGACCGGCCTAACGTTATTGCTGATGCGCCGGTGTGTGGCGGGGTCTCTCATGTCGGGGGAGACATGTTCGAGGCCATTCCGAGTGCTGATGCTGTTTTCATGAAG TGGATCCTGCACGATTGGAATGATGAAGATTGTGTGAAGATTCTGAAGAACTGCAAGAAAGCCATACCGGAAAAGAATGGCATGGTGCTCATAGCGGAAGTTGTGTTGCAACCGGAGGGCGATGGCCTATTCGATGAGACCGGGCTAGTGTTGGATCTCCTCATGATCACGCATACCGGAGGTAAAGAGAGGAGCGAACTGGAATGGAAGAAGATTTTAGAGGAAGGAGGCTTCCCTCGCTACAACATCGTCCAAATCCCTTCCTTACTGTCCGTCATTGAAGCCTTCCCACTGTGA